In Chloroflexota bacterium, the genomic stretch CCGGGTCGGGCGGCACTTCGTGGAGCCAGGTGGAGATGCACCGGGCCAGGACTCCGTCTCACGCCCGCGTGGCGGCCGCCTTCGTCAACTGGGGTATCACCACTGTTGAGGCCATCAATAATGTGCGCGGCATGGCCCCCGAACTGCCCCTCATCGCTTCCGGCGGCTTGCGCGACGGACTCGACATCGCCAAGTGCATCGCCCTCGGCGCAACCCTCGGCGGCCTGGCCGGCCCCTTCCTCAAAGCCGCCGACAAGTCGGCTGAGGCCGTCGTCGAAACCATCAACGAACTTGCCCGCGAGATTCGCATTGTTCTCTTCGCCACCGGCTGTAAAGACCTGGCCGCCCTGCGCGAACTGCCGCTTATTGATGTTGACTGACTTCATCGCCCAATTCGTGCCGGCCATTGACGCCGAACTGCGGGCCACGCTCGACTTTCGCCTGCCTCCGCCCGACGACTACGCCCGAATGTTGTACTACCACCTCGGCTGGATTGACGAAGGTCAGCCGCCTCTGGTAGCCGGCAAGCGCACGCGCCCCACACTCACTTTGCTCTGCGCCGCCGCCGCCGGCGGGGACTGGCAGAAAGCATTGCCCTTCGCCGCCGCCGTCGAACTGATCCACAACTTCTCGCTCGTCCACGACGACATCCAGGACGAGAGCCAGCTTCGCCGGGGCCGGGCCACCGCGTGGAAACTTTGGGGCACGCCCCAGGCCATCAACGCCGGCGACGCGCTTTTCACCTACGCCCACCTGGCCGCCCAGCGCGCCCGCCTGCGCGACCTCGACCCGGCCATTGCCCTCGAAGCCCTTCAACTGCTCGACACGACCTGCCTGCATTTGACTCAAGGTCAGCATCACGACATGGCCTTTGAAACACGGGGCAACATCACCGCCAACGATTATCTGCAAATGATCGAAGGCAAGACGGCCTCGCTCATCGCCACTGCCGCCGAGTGCGGCGCCCTGGCCGCCGCTCAGCCGCCAGCCGCGCGCGCGCGCTATCGTGAGTTCGGGCGGCATCTTGGCCTGGCCTTTCAAATTCGTGACGACATTCTAGGAATCTGGGGCGACAGTAGCATCACCGGCAAATCCGCCGCCACCGACATTTTGACGCGCAAGAAAACCCTGCCGGTGTTAGTGGGGCTGGATCGAAACCCCGGCCTGCGAACTGCCTATCGTCCCGAGTCGGAAGGTGGGGCCGCCGTGGCCGACATCGTGGCCGCCCTCGAAGCCTGCGGGGCGCGCGCCTTCAGCGAAGAAAAAGAAAAGCGCCACGCCGACCTGGCCCTGGCCAGCCTGGCCGCCGCCCGCCCGGTCGGCGAAGCGGGGCAGGCGATCAAAGAATTGACGCTCCAATTGTTAGGACGTGAGAATTGATGCCTGCGCCTCAAAGCTTGTCCTGTCCCAACTGCAACGCCGCCCTCGATTACGCCGGCGAGCAGTCCGTCATTCGCTGTGAATACTGCGGCAGTTCGGTCGTCGTGCCGGAGTCTGTTCGCCCCACCGCACCCAAACCTGATCCATTGGTTTCAGACCCGACATTGAGTGAAGTGGCGGCGCTCTTCCGGGCCGGGAAGCGAGTACAGGCCACCATTCTCTATCGTGAAATCACCGGGGCAGGACTGAAGGAAGCTAAGCTGGCGCTCGACCGCTTTGCCGCCGGAGAACCGTTGAGGCGGCCAAACCGGATGGGAGGATAGCGGCTCTTCATCACACAAACTTCTCAAACACCCAATTCGCCACCAGCCGCCCGCCCTTCGTCAGCTTCACCCGGTCCGTGTCGGCCTCAACCAGCCCTCTTTCCTTCATTTCCCCAATTTCCTTCGCATAAACATCCTCAATCTTCATCCCGAACCTTTGCTGAAACGTTTCCCAACCCACACCATCCTGAGTGAGCCGCAAACCGGTCAACATCGTCTCGTCCATTTCAGTCCTGGCGTCAATTGGGATTGACTCGGCCAGAGAGGGCGAAAACGGAAAAGGCTTTGGCGCTCCTTCTTCCATTCGCCGGACGTAAGCTGTGGGCGAAGCAACGTTTGAGTAGCGGTATCCATCAAAGCATCCGTGCGCTCCGGCTCCTAGGCCGAGATAGGGAAGGTTGCGCCAGTATTGAAGGTTGTGCCTGCATTTGTAATCAGTTATCAGTGAACAATGAACAGTTGGCAGTCCACTGTTCACTGATAACTGACCACTGTTCACTGCTTTTGCCCAGCTTGAGATTTCGTATTGTTCAAACCCGGCTCGTTCCAGTTCTTCATCGGCCCATTCGTACATGTCGGCGGCCAGGTCGGAGTCCGGCTCGGACAGGAGGCCGCGCTGAACCCAGGCCCGCAGAGGCGTGCCAAAGTCGAGCGAAAGGGCGTAAATTGAAAAATGGTCGGGGTTGAGGGCGATAGACTTTTGAAGTGTGTCCCGCCAGCTTGCCATCGTTTGGCCGGGCGCGCCGTAAATCAGATCGAGGCTGATGTTCTCAAAGTCGGCCTGTCGTGCCAGCCGCATGGCTTCGGCCACGTGCTCAAAGGTGTGCGTGCGCCCGAACAATGCCAACTCATTGGCCTGCGCCGACTGCGCCCCAAAACTCAGCCGGTTGACGCCCAGAGTCCGCAACCCATTTAAGCAGGCGGCGTCCACTGAGTCGGGATTGGCTTCGAGGGAAATTTCGCAGTCGCCAGTCAACGAGAAGGAGTCGCGGAGGGCGGCAAATATCTCGGCCAGCGACTCAAGCGGAAGAATGGACGGTGTGCCGCCGCCGAAATATAACGTGTGAACGTCGTCAATCGCCCCCTGCCCGACCTGCCGAATCTCTTTCACCAACGCTGCCGTGTAGGCCGGCATCAAGTGGTTCAGCCCGGCATAGGCGTTGAGGTCGCAATAAGAGCAAAGATGCTGGCAAAAGGGAATCGAAATATATAAGCTGGTGTTTTGAGTGCGGCTGATAGTCATTTTTCCTGAAGGCCAAAAGCCGAGTCATCGCAACCCGGCTCATCTTCAGGGAAGTATACAGCTTTTGCAGGGCGAGGCTTCAAGGCTTGCTGAGTTGCGCGGCGGTTGAATTGAACAGGCTGTGTTGATGAGGCAGTTCAGCCGCCAGCAGGTAATAACTCTCTCCGGCGCAAGCCCGGCATAGAGTCACGCCCTCGCGGACAATTTCACGCTCGTTCATAATCTCTTCGCCGCAAACCTCACAGACTGCTCTCAAGCCGGGGCGGCTGACGATCTGTTCAACCGGAACTTTCAACGACACCGGCTGGATCGAAAGCAGTTCTTCGGCGGGCATTCGCTGATAGCCCAGAAGTTGCGCTTCCCACTTGTTGCGGGCCTCGAGCGCGTAAATGCGGGCGCGGGTTCGCGCCTCAAGCTGTGGAATGATGCGGACGGCCTGACCGGTGGCAGTGTCTATAAAAGTGGCGGCCACTTTGCCGTAGTCTTCCACCCGCAGAGTCCGCCGCCCCACCCAGCAATTGGTGACCGTCGAGATACCATCGGCGGCGCAACCGTCGGTTTCGACAATGGTCAACAAGCGTTTGTCGGTTTGGGGCAGGTCGAGGCCAAGCGCATCTCCAGCCAGCATTCCTATGCGCGCGCCCAGCACTTGCCGGGGGCAAAGGTGGCGGTGAAGCGCGGCGGACTCTTCGAGGAGTTGAGAGAGGGATTTCATAAAGGTCTCCTTTCCAAAATTGCGGAGGCCGGAGTGTTTCCATCTTCGGCCCACGGCGGCCAACTGGCCGCCCCTCTCCAGCGAGAGGCTCGGCCTGCCAGCCGTTGAGTGTAAACACACGGCAGGCTGGCAGGCTCGGAGACAAAGCAAAGTATTGTCGAAAGTGTAATGACCTGAGGCGGGCCTGGCTAATGACAAATATCGCTGTTTGTGGTGATGTTCGTCACCTTCCGGCCTTTATACCTTTGTCAGCTTCACCTTGCTGTCGTAGAACACTGCACTACCGCCCACCGGGTCGAACAGGGTGGTGTTCGTGATGAGCGGGTCGGTGCGCATGGCGGCGTTGGCGTGAATGCCCAGCACACGCTTCGGGTCGCCTTTGATGGTTGTGTCGCCGATGGTGATGTCACGAGCGCCGTAGGCCCAGTGGCCGAAGCCCAACGCAAAGGCGATGACACCGGGGCGCATGCCCTGGGCGGTCTTCACTTTGCCGACGATGGGTTGAGGATCGCCATTGCCAAAATCCCACACGCCATTTTGGTTGGAAGCCGACGACACTTTCACCGCATCGCCATCCTTCAAACCGCGCGCCTCGGCGTCTGCCGCATTCATCAGCACGAAGTTCTCTGGCAGAAGCGACCTGAGCCAGTAGTTGCCGGGCGTGCGGCTCTTGGTAGACGAGATTTCGCGGTAAGTGATCATGTGCAAGTCGTACTCCGCCCCGTCGTCCACCGGGTTGCCGTCGAAACCCATAGCCGGCTCAATGTACGTCGGAATACCGGGCAGACTCTTCCCGGTGCCGCTGTGCTTCACGCCCGCCGTCTTTTCGAGATACATGTTGATCAACTTGCCGAACTTGGTGCCGGTTGGGACGATGTAAGGTTCGTCAAACGATCCGGGGCGAACGCCGTCGCCGGGGTAACCCTTTTCGTAAGCCTGGAACCGGCCACCCCGACTCAACGCCGTCACCAGCTTCGGCCACAGGTCGCCGCTGATGGCCTTCCATCTTTCGGGATCGAAAACGGCTTTGGGCAGGTGCTTGCGGGCTTCAATGAAGTTGGCAATCTCCTCATCACTTGCATCAGGCACGGCGTCTTCGGCCTCTTTCTTTTCGCCGTAGGCCAGGTTGGCTGCCATTCGCAGATACAAGTCATCAGGGTGTTTGAAGTCCACGCCCTCGCCCAGGCCATTCGGGCCAAAGTCGGGCAGCCCAAGTTTCTCGGCCATCGCCAGCAAAAAAGCTTCCCATTGCAAAGCCATTTCCTGCCCATAAACCGTCACCGTGCCGGTGAGCGGGGCAATGGTGGGCTGGCGCACGCCCTGAACCTTGAAGGTAATGTTGGGGTGCGAGCCGCCGAACTCCCAACGTTCCAGATACGTCACGTCGGGGAAGATGTAGTCGGCGTACATGCTCGTCTCGCCGACAATGATGTCATTGGCGACGAAGAGCGGAATCTTGTTCACATCTTGCAGGATCTTGATCCACTCGTTGCCAGCCGGGAGCGAGTACACGGGTGAGCCCATGTAAATGAAGGCGGCCTTGATCGGATACGGATAGGCGTCGCCGGCCGAGGGGATGATCTCCTGATAGATGTCGGAGGCCAACGGATACCAGTTGCGTTTGGCCGGGTAATGCTGGTCTTCCGGCAGGCCGGCGTAGATCGTCGAGTCTTCGTACTTCACATCGTGGCGAATCAGGCTGAGGCCAAACGGAGCCAGAGCGCCGGGGTCGGCCTTGCCAAGCAGGAATGGGCCTTCAGCTTTTGCGCCGGAGAGATCGTAGGTGCTGGCCCACACTTGCCCGCCACGCCAGTCGAAGTTGCCGATGAGCAAGGCCAGGTTGTACCAGGCAATAACGTTGTAATAGCCGTTGGTGTGCTGTGAGACTCCGCGGTGAATGTCCACGCAAGCGTTCTTGCCGTGCGAGGTGAACTCCCTGGCAATCGTCTCCAGGTCTCTGGCCTTCAAACCCGAAATCTCCGCCCACTCCTCGAGGGTGTGCTTGTTAGCCGAGTCGAAGAGGATTTGCATACCGCTCTTCACCGTAAACTCGCCGAGTGCGACGTTATCCACCAGCAGTTGACCAGCAACGACAGGATTCTCCTCATCGTTCGGGTCAAACATCACCGGCTTGCCGTCGGCATCCAACACGATGAACGGATCGGTGTTGAAGACGGTTCCATCCGACGCGACCCAGGTGAAGGTCTTGATGCCATCCTTCTCTTCTTCCTTCTTCTCCACCAGCTTCAAGTCGGAGCCGTGCAGGAATTTGGTCGGCTTGCCTTTCTCCACATCCATCTTGACGAGCCAGGCGGCGTTGCACCAGGTGGGTTCGCCCGCCTTCTTGGACGCGCCTTTGTTGGCGTTGGCGAGATACTTGACATCGTAACGCTCGTTGGCGATCACCCACTGAATAAGGGCCAGAGCGATTGCGCCTTCGGTTCCGGGCTTGTTGGGCAACCATTTCCAGGCCTTGCCCGCAATCTTCGAAAGACGAGGATCGATCACAGCAAACTTGAGAGCGCCCTCGGCCAGGCGTTGCGTGATGCGCGGCACGCGATTGGTGGGGCCGTAGTTGCCCTCGAATGGCGACGCGCCGACAAAAATGACAAAATCGGCGCTGGCAGTGTCGCCCATCCAGTAGGCTTTGGCCCCGCCAGTGAACTTGCCACTCTGGCCGTCCCACTGATCGCTCATGGACTTGCCCGAAAAGTACAAACTGCCCTGACAGACGGTAGTGTGGCCGAGCCGGTTAGTTGTGCCCAAGCCAGAGCCAAAGAATCGGTGTGAAATGTCCGAGCGCCCGCCCTTCTTGCGGCCCCAGAAGTACAGAATCTGGTTGTTCTTCGGGCCAAAGTCGGGATGGTCGGGATCGATCATCTTGTCCATATAATCGGCGAAATCCACCTTGAACTGCTCAACCAGCCCCTTCTTCTTCTCGACATCCTTCTCGGCCCAAATGGCCTTGATGGCGTCATTCATGGCCTTCATCACTTTGACATCAGTGAGCGCGCGCAGGCTTCGTATGCCTTCCACGTCGCGGCTCTCTTCGCCGGGCACGCCGGCAAACAGCTTGCCGCCTTCGACGATCTCGGTGACGGCCTGATCGAAGTCAATCGTCACCCACTTGTTCTCGCCGCGCTTTCCGGCGCGCTTGAGAACCTTGACCAGCCGATAGGGATCGTAGGCGGTTTGCAAACCTGCCTGGCCTTTGGGACACAGCGGCGCATCAATGACAGCCGTGTCCGTGATCGAAGTGTCGTAAGGCAGGTGCGGCACCAGGTTCCACGGCGAGAACGGGTTGCCATCAATTTTGACGGCGACCCCGTCCAACAGCTTTACCTTGATCCCGCATTGCGTGTTACATTGCTGGCAGATCGAGTATATCTGATGATCCGGCTTGGCCAGCATGTAATCGGCCCCGGCAGAGGATTGGGCCAGCGCCTTTTGAATGTGGGGCAGACTACCCAGAAAGGCCCCACCGGCGGCAGTGGCCGCCACTTTGAGAAAGTCGCGCCGCGACAGGCCACAGCTTTCGGGCTGGGAAGCAGTTTGAGGTTTTGCGTTTGGGTGTTGGGCTTTATTAATCATTTTGTCACCTCCGTCTTCACTGAAAGGAATGGCAGACGATCCAGACCCAGGATGTAGGCCAGAGTCGCCAGACCAACCACACCGAGCGTGACCGACCATTCCAACAGACTCGGGAAGTAATCAATATTGAGATGTGGGCCGTGAAAGGCCGTGATCAGCCCTTCCAGTTCAGGAACGGTCAGGGCCGGGAAAACAATGTTGGCGCGAGCAACGGCAAACCCGACGAGGATGAGGACACCCATCAGCCCGGCCCAGAGGCCGTTCTTCGCCAGCCTGGGCTGAACCAGCACCAGAATAGGCGCGATTGTGCCGAGCGCAATTTGCAACCCCCAGAAGGCCCAGGCATAGGGGCCAAACAACACCAGTTGAACTGCTTTGACGTTGTCGGGAATGCCGCTGTATAGCGACTGAGAAAAGTCAACCCACAGAAAGTAGACCTTGACCAGCCCCAGCACCACCGAGAGCAAACTCAACACCCACAGTAATTGTGGCCGCTTCGTTTCGCTACCCAGGCCGAACCAGCCAACGATGATGAGCATGAACGCCACGCCCGAGGCCAGCGAGAAGACCGGGAACTGCGCCGGCAGAAGGCCGATGTGCCAGTAAGCCCGGTTGGCATTGATGCCGAGCAAAGCGCCCACACCGCCGCTGAGGAAGACAGACAGGAACAAGCCGACGGCCATCAGCACCTTCATTGGCGAGTCGCGCCGTTCACGAGTGGCAAACCACAACGACAGGGCCGTCAACAGCAGAAATATGGAGTAACCCCAAACCATCTGCGCCAATAGCGAGAAGAAATTGGGTTGCAGATACACTTTCCAGATTCGCTCCATGTGGCCCAGATCCATGCCAATCGTCATCAGGGCGGCGGGCATGGTAACCAGAGCGCCCCACAACGCGAACCGGCCTGTGCCCCGGAAGAGTTGCACTTCAAAGAGATAGTCGAGTGTGGCGATCATGTACGCGCCCGTGGAAATGCCGGCGAAGAACAGGTACATCGCCACCCACAGGCCCCAGGGCACGTACGAGCCATAGTTTACGTCGCGCTCGCCGACGAAGAGGCGAGTGTAAAAGCCCCACAGACCGAGCAACAGCGCAACCGCACCCAGGCCGTAGAGCGCCTTCTTGATAATAGATGTGTTTTGCATGTCTCACGCTCCTCGTTATATGAGATAGTACACGCGCGGCTGAGTGCCCAACTCTTCCTTGAGCCGGATGACGTTGGGCTTGTGGATCATTTCGGACACCAGGCTCTCCGGGTCATTGGCGTCGCCGAACAACGTGGCCCGGCCAATGCAGGTGGAGACACAGGCGGGCAACATGCCTTCTTTGATGCGGTGCAAGCAGAAGTGGCATTTGCGGGC encodes the following:
- the nrfD gene encoding polysulfide reductase NrfD, with amino-acid sequence MIKKALYGLGAVALLLGLWGFYTRLFVGERDVNYGSYVPWGLWVAMYLFFAGISTGAYMIATLDYLFEVQLFRGTGRFALWGALVTMPAALMTIGMDLGHMERIWKVYLQPNFFSLLAQMVWGYSIFLLLTALSLWFATRERRDSPMKVLMAVGLFLSVFLSGGVGALLGINANRAYWHIGLLPAQFPVFSLASGVAFMLIIVGWFGLGSETKRPQLLWVLSLLSVVLGLVKVYFLWVDFSQSLYSGIPDNVKAVQLVLFGPYAWAFWGLQIALGTIAPILVLVQPRLAKNGLWAGLMGVLILVGFAVARANIVFPALTVPELEGLITAFHGPHLNIDYFPSLLEWSVTLGVVGLATLAYILGLDRLPFLSVKTEVTK
- the hemW gene encoding radical SAM family heme chaperone HemW; this translates as MTISRTQNTSLYISIPFCQHLCSYCDLNAYAGLNHLMPAYTAALVKEIRQVGQGAIDDVHTLYFGGGTPSILPLESLAEIFAALRDSFSLTGDCEISLEANPDSVDAACLNGLRTLGVNRLSFGAQSAQANELALFGRTHTFEHVAEAMRLARQADFENISLDLIYGAPGQTMASWRDTLQKSIALNPDHFSIYALSLDFGTPLRAWVQRGLLSEPDSDLAADMYEWADEELERAGFEQYEISSWAKAVNSGQLSVNSGLPTVHCSLITDYKCRHNLQYWRNLPYLGLGAGAHGCFDGYRYSNVASPTAYVRRMEEGAPKPFPFSPSLAESIPIDARTEMDETMLTGLRLTQDGVGWETFQQRFGMKIEDVYAKEIGEMKERGLVEADTDRVKLTKGGRLVANWVFEKFV
- a CDS encoding polyprenyl synthetase family protein, with amino-acid sequence MLTDFIAQFVPAIDAELRATLDFRLPPPDDYARMLYYHLGWIDEGQPPLVAGKRTRPTLTLLCAAAAGGDWQKALPFAAAVELIHNFSLVHDDIQDESQLRRGRATAWKLWGTPQAINAGDALFTYAHLAAQRARLRDLDPAIALEALQLLDTTCLHLTQGQHHDMAFETRGNITANDYLQMIEGKTASLIATAAECGALAAAQPPAARARYREFGRHLGLAFQIRDDILGIWGDSSITGKSAATDILTRKKTLPVLVGLDRNPGLRTAYRPESEGGAAVADIVAALEACGARAFSEEKEKRHADLALASLAAARPVGEAGQAIKELTLQLLGREN
- a CDS encoding molybdopterin-dependent oxidoreductase → MINKAQHPNAKPQTASQPESCGLSRRDFLKVAATAAGGAFLGSLPHIQKALAQSSAGADYMLAKPDHQIYSICQQCNTQCGIKVKLLDGVAVKIDGNPFSPWNLVPHLPYDTSITDTAVIDAPLCPKGQAGLQTAYDPYRLVKVLKRAGKRGENKWVTIDFDQAVTEIVEGGKLFAGVPGEESRDVEGIRSLRALTDVKVMKAMNDAIKAIWAEKDVEKKKGLVEQFKVDFADYMDKMIDPDHPDFGPKNNQILYFWGRKKGGRSDISHRFFGSGLGTTNRLGHTTVCQGSLYFSGKSMSDQWDGQSGKFTGGAKAYWMGDTASADFVIFVGASPFEGNYGPTNRVPRITQRLAEGALKFAVIDPRLSKIAGKAWKWLPNKPGTEGAIALALIQWVIANERYDVKYLANANKGASKKAGEPTWCNAAWLVKMDVEKGKPTKFLHGSDLKLVEKKEEEKDGIKTFTWVASDGTVFNTDPFIVLDADGKPVMFDPNDEENPVVAGQLLVDNVALGEFTVKSGMQILFDSANKHTLEEWAEISGLKARDLETIAREFTSHGKNACVDIHRGVSQHTNGYYNVIAWYNLALLIGNFDWRGGQVWASTYDLSGAKAEGPFLLGKADPGALAPFGLSLIRHDVKYEDSTIYAGLPEDQHYPAKRNWYPLASDIYQEIIPSAGDAYPYPIKAAFIYMGSPVYSLPAGNEWIKILQDVNKIPLFVANDIIVGETSMYADYIFPDVTYLERWEFGGSHPNITFKVQGVRQPTIAPLTGTVTVYGQEMALQWEAFLLAMAEKLGLPDFGPNGLGEGVDFKHPDDLYLRMAANLAYGEKKEAEDAVPDASDEEIANFIEARKHLPKAVFDPERWKAISGDLWPKLVTALSRGGRFQAYEKGYPGDGVRPGSFDEPYIVPTGTKFGKLINMYLEKTAGVKHSGTGKSLPGIPTYIEPAMGFDGNPVDDGAEYDLHMITYREISSTKSRTPGNYWLRSLLPENFVLMNAADAEARGLKDGDAVKVSSASNQNGVWDFGNGDPQPIVGKVKTAQGMRPGVIAFALGFGHWAYGARDITIGDTTIKGDPKRVLGIHANAAMRTDPLITNTTLFDPVGGSAVFYDSKVKLTKV
- a CDS encoding TraR/DksA C4-type zinc finger protein, which gives rise to MKSLSQLLEESAALHRHLCPRQVLGARIGMLAGDALGLDLPQTDKRLLTIVETDGCAADGISTVTNCWVGRRTLRVEDYGKVAATFIDTATGQAVRIIPQLEARTRARIYALEARNKWEAQLLGYQRMPAEELLSIQPVSLKVPVEQIVSRPGLRAVCEVCGEEIMNEREIVREGVTLCRACAGESYYLLAAELPHQHSLFNSTAAQLSKP